In the genome of Bradyrhizobium arachidis, one region contains:
- a CDS encoding AMP-dependent synthetase/ligase: MNVAEMTSGAQLADTTVVQLLAARLAERPEKIALQQKRHGAWTAMTWSAYAQRVVNLASALRRAGLERGDRVAIMGDSSEEWLIADMATMCAGGVMVGVYFTSSPEEVAYCFTDSGAKFAFVGGEPQLLIVLASGRAEQLRGIIVLDPDWTGEASASIKSLAGFVGAHDVDAHDYLQKESATAKASDVVSIGYTSGTTGNPKGAMLTHLSILAGVHCITLFGPSMREEEHRVVVHLPMSHTVARGQATTLPLIADAVPYFGETTADFAQTIKEVKPTYYMAPPRFYQRFATQILSKVHPAGEGGDQNYTLAMTIARRALEDRQRGHEDAFVSKLFAACREQVFLPLLAEVGFDELKVAFTSSAAMPSELMSLWQLWGLQLRECYGQTELVGANLVQMAEWPKAGNVGVPLPDPAWETAVLQDGEMIVRGPGLFAGYWNKPDETKAALRDGWLYTGDIVEVSPEGTFKLVDRKKEIINTSNGKSISPTQIENELRHSPFISEAAVIGEGRKYLTALIEVDATATMDWAKSRDDKIASYADLAGSEIVNRLIEAEIGKANGRLARAEQIKAFRILPEELSLENGVMTPTRKKRRKQINERYQSLIASLYDETEEELIKAEMGL; the protein is encoded by the coding sequence ATGAACGTCGCTGAGATGACATCCGGCGCCCAGTTGGCGGATACGACCGTCGTGCAGCTTTTGGCCGCGCGACTCGCGGAGCGGCCCGAGAAGATCGCCTTGCAACAAAAGCGTCACGGCGCCTGGACCGCCATGACGTGGAGCGCCTATGCGCAGCGTGTCGTGAACCTGGCCAGCGCGCTGCGGCGTGCTGGTCTCGAGCGCGGCGATCGGGTCGCGATCATGGGCGATTCGTCCGAGGAATGGCTGATCGCCGACATGGCCACGATGTGCGCCGGCGGCGTCATGGTGGGCGTTTACTTCACCTCGTCACCCGAAGAAGTGGCTTACTGCTTCACGGATTCAGGCGCGAAGTTCGCGTTCGTCGGCGGGGAGCCGCAGCTTCTCATCGTGCTCGCCTCCGGTCGGGCCGAGCAGCTCCGCGGCATCATCGTACTCGACCCGGATTGGACCGGCGAGGCCTCGGCGTCGATCAAGTCGCTGGCCGGCTTTGTTGGAGCACACGATGTCGATGCGCATGACTATCTGCAGAAGGAGAGCGCGACAGCAAAGGCGTCAGATGTCGTCAGCATCGGCTATACGTCCGGGACGACCGGAAACCCCAAAGGCGCCATGCTGACGCACCTTTCCATTCTCGCCGGCGTTCATTGCATCACCCTGTTCGGCCCCAGCATGCGCGAAGAGGAACACCGGGTGGTCGTGCATTTGCCGATGTCGCACACCGTGGCGCGCGGGCAGGCGACCACGTTGCCGCTGATTGCCGACGCAGTTCCATATTTCGGCGAGACGACCGCGGACTTCGCCCAGACGATCAAAGAGGTGAAGCCGACCTACTATATGGCGCCGCCGCGGTTCTACCAGCGCTTTGCGACACAGATCCTCAGCAAGGTGCATCCCGCCGGGGAAGGGGGAGATCAGAACTACACGCTCGCCATGACGATCGCGCGCAGGGCGCTCGAAGACCGTCAGCGCGGCCACGAGGATGCCTTCGTCTCGAAACTGTTCGCGGCCTGCCGCGAGCAAGTGTTCCTGCCGCTGCTCGCGGAGGTCGGTTTCGACGAGCTGAAGGTCGCGTTCACCTCGTCGGCGGCGATGCCGTCCGAGCTGATGTCGCTGTGGCAGTTGTGGGGCTTGCAGCTCAGGGAGTGCTACGGCCAGACCGAACTGGTCGGTGCCAATCTGGTGCAGATGGCGGAGTGGCCGAAGGCCGGCAACGTCGGGGTCCCGCTGCCGGATCCGGCCTGGGAAACCGCCGTGCTCCAGGACGGCGAGATGATCGTCCGCGGACCGGGATTGTTCGCGGGCTATTGGAACAAGCCGGACGAGACGAAAGCGGCGCTTCGCGACGGCTGGCTCTACACCGGCGACATCGTCGAAGTGTCGCCGGAAGGAACCTTCAAGCTTGTCGACCGGAAGAAGGAGATCATCAACACGTCGAACGGCAAATCGATCAGCCCGACTCAGATCGAAAACGAGCTGAGGCACAGCCCGTTCATCTCCGAGGCGGCTGTGATCGGCGAGGGGCGAAAATATCTCACCGCCCTGATCGAAGTGGATGCCACCGCCACAATGGACTGGGCGAAGTCGCGCGACGACAAGATCGCGAGTTACGCGGACCTGGCAGGCTCCGAGATCGTCAACCGGCTGATCGAGGCGGAGATCGGCAAGGCCAACGGAAGGCTGGCGCGAGCCGAGCAGATCAAGGCGTTCCGCATTCTGCCGGAGGAGCTGTCGCTCGAGAACGGCGTGATGACGCCGACGCGGAAGAAGCGTCGCAAGCAGATCAACGAGCGCTATCAGTCGCTGATCGCGTCGCTCTACGACGAAACCGAGGAAGAATTGATCAAGGCCGAGATGGGCCTTTGA
- a CDS encoding enoyl-CoA hydratase/isomerase family protein: protein MSEYGYKYLIVEQRATGVAIVTMNRPEILNAINWEMHEELEDVFVKLDHDSSVNAIVLTGAGRGFCSGGDQKSLDKGTLPSPTRSGRHLIRNMLEVEVPIVAAVNGVAVGLGATLALFCDVIYASSTARFADTHVNAGVVAGDGGAVIWPLLMGPVRAKHYLMTGEFISAEKAAAIGMINEVVADGNVLDAAIEYAELLASGPKESIVWTKYSVNKIIKQYAHLLLDTSAALEMLTFKSPERAEAVAAFAAKRKRFAER, encoded by the coding sequence ATGTCGGAATACGGCTACAAGTACCTGATCGTCGAGCAGCGCGCCACTGGCGTCGCGATCGTCACGATGAACCGCCCGGAGATCCTCAACGCGATCAACTGGGAGATGCACGAGGAGCTCGAAGACGTCTTCGTCAAGCTGGATCACGACAGTTCTGTCAACGCGATCGTTCTCACCGGTGCGGGCCGGGGATTTTGCTCTGGTGGCGATCAGAAGTCGCTGGATAAGGGAACGCTGCCGTCCCCGACGCGCAGCGGTCGCCACCTCATCCGCAACATGCTGGAAGTCGAAGTGCCGATCGTCGCGGCCGTCAACGGTGTCGCGGTCGGCCTGGGTGCCACGCTCGCACTGTTCTGCGACGTGATCTATGCGAGCTCGACAGCCCGTTTCGCCGACACGCACGTAAATGCCGGCGTCGTCGCGGGCGATGGCGGCGCGGTGATCTGGCCGCTGCTGATGGGGCCGGTACGCGCGAAGCACTATCTGATGACCGGCGAATTCATCTCCGCCGAGAAAGCGGCTGCTATCGGCATGATCAACGAGGTGGTCGCAGACGGCAACGTTCTCGATGCCGCGATCGAATACGCCGAACTGCTGGCAAGCGGGCCGAAGGAATCGATCGTGTGGACCAAGTACAGCGTCAACAAGATCATCAAGCAGTACGCCCACCTGCTGCTCGACACCTCTGCGGCGCTGGAGATGTTGACGTTCAAGTCGCCCGAGCGGGCCGAGGCGGTTGCCGCATTCGCGGCCAAGCGCAAGCGTTTCGCGGAGCGCTGA
- a CDS encoding LLM class flavin-dependent oxidoreductase, which translates to MALTFGFWSEQETQVGHSYSRRLHELVDEVRLAEKVGFDCVALSEQHVALGGISSSAPEVVFGYLAAVTSRVKLRAAVTLMPQRINHALRSAERLAVTDILSNGRMEFYGGRANTTIAMRAFNVDPNETLAQMEEGLALLKTAMRQDIFTFDGKYYQIPPRQLVPKPLQKPHPVIGIAATSERSHLWAASQGFAVMSSNIYQGWEAQQKLIDAYQKNWKCDAEGPLPRPRIGIPLFIGIGKTDEQAKADYAGPLMHYAKISTDAYPRLAAIADDYKYMGESVPSMERAANDWDYLVNESATTVCGSPDTVIRQIEKFEAMGIDEVLLHMDSVPHEKIMEAIEMVGRYVIPHFNDGNNVVRPTEEILGQIRLMRTQKQ; encoded by the coding sequence ATGGCACTTACGTTTGGGTTCTGGTCTGAACAGGAAACCCAGGTCGGCCACAGTTACTCGCGCAGGCTTCACGAACTGGTCGACGAAGTCCGTCTGGCCGAGAAGGTCGGCTTCGACTGCGTCGCGCTCTCCGAGCAGCACGTGGCACTGGGCGGGATCTCGAGCTCGGCGCCCGAAGTGGTGTTCGGCTATCTGGCTGCGGTGACGTCGCGCGTCAAGCTGCGCGCGGCGGTGACGCTGATGCCGCAGCGCATCAACCACGCCTTGCGTTCGGCCGAGCGGCTTGCCGTGACCGACATCCTGTCCAACGGCCGCATGGAATTCTACGGCGGCCGCGCCAACACCACCATCGCGATGCGGGCGTTCAACGTCGATCCGAACGAAACGCTGGCGCAGATGGAAGAAGGGCTGGCGCTGCTGAAAACGGCGATGCGCCAGGACATTTTCACGTTTGACGGCAAGTACTACCAGATCCCTCCGCGCCAGCTGGTTCCGAAGCCGCTGCAGAAGCCGCATCCGGTGATCGGGATCGCGGCGACCAGCGAGCGCAGTCATCTCTGGGCGGCCTCGCAGGGCTTCGCCGTGATGAGCAGCAACATCTATCAGGGCTGGGAAGCTCAGCAGAAGCTGATCGACGCCTATCAAAAAAACTGGAAGTGCGACGCGGAGGGACCGCTGCCGCGTCCGCGTATAGGCATTCCGCTGTTCATCGGCATCGGGAAAACGGACGAGCAGGCCAAGGCGGATTATGCCGGCCCGCTAATGCACTATGCCAAGATCTCGACCGATGCCTATCCGCGTCTCGCGGCGATTGCCGACGACTACAAATACATGGGGGAGAGCGTGCCGTCGATGGAGCGCGCCGCCAACGACTGGGACTATCTGGTCAACGAGTCGGCCACGACGGTGTGCGGCAGCCCCGATACGGTCATTCGTCAGATCGAGAAGTTTGAGGCCATGGGTATCGACGAGGTGCTGCTGCACATGGACTCCGTCCCGCACGAAAAGATCATGGAGGCGATCGAGATGGTCGGTCGCTACGTCATCCCGCATTTCAACGACGGAAACAACGTCGTGCGGCCGACCGAGGAGATCCTCGGGCAGATCCGGCTGATGCGGACCCAGAAGCAGTAA
- a CDS encoding creatininase family protein, translating into MTRGYPDQIYLEQMSHEEVAAALADGCTTVVIPLGAVEQHGPHLSLGMDADHADALAERIARSRGNTLVAPTITVGCSSHHLPFAGTISLRPETLEAICVDYCTSLARHGFKRILIHSGHIGNFPVLKDMLGRLREAVPSDVEILAFFDSTKWIDTWRDAVREAGGDVLAVGGHADIAETSLMMVIRPDSVRPDRFEVGHLGGLSEADLELMWKNGIRSVSQNGVIGSPIGSSYAIGEACLAAVAELLIKTFDSEAGAAIARR; encoded by the coding sequence ATGACGCGCGGATATCCCGATCAGATCTATCTGGAGCAGATGAGCCACGAGGAAGTCGCCGCGGCGCTGGCCGATGGGTGCACGACGGTAGTGATCCCGCTGGGGGCCGTCGAGCAGCATGGGCCGCATTTGTCTTTGGGCATGGATGCGGATCATGCCGATGCTCTGGCCGAGCGGATCGCGCGCAGCCGCGGCAACACGCTGGTGGCGCCGACCATCACGGTCGGCTGCTCGTCTCACCATCTGCCATTCGCGGGTACGATCTCGCTGCGGCCGGAGACGCTGGAAGCGATTTGTGTCGATTATTGCACAAGCCTGGCGCGGCACGGCTTCAAGCGTATCCTGATTCACTCGGGTCACATCGGCAATTTTCCGGTCCTGAAGGACATGCTCGGTCGCTTGCGCGAGGCCGTCCCCTCGGATGTCGAGATCCTGGCGTTCTTCGACTCGACGAAATGGATCGACACGTGGCGCGATGCGGTGCGCGAAGCCGGAGGAGACGTGTTGGCCGTCGGCGGCCACGCCGACATCGCCGAGACGTCGCTGATGATGGTCATTAGGCCCGACAGCGTCAGACCGGACCGCTTCGAGGTGGGCCATCTTGGCGGCTTGTCGGAGGCTGATCTCGAACTGATGTGGAAGAACGGCATCCGATCGGTTTCGCAGAACGGCGTGATCGGAAGTCCGATCGGCTCGAGCTACGCCATCGGCGAAGCGTGCCTCGCGGCGGTCGCCGAGTTGCTGATCAAGACCTTCGATAGCGAGGCCGGAGCCGCCATCGCCCGCCGTTGA
- a CDS encoding enoyl-CoA hydratase/isomerase family protein, translated as MNTATSLLIERDQDLVTITMNRPPANALNAQLIVELLEAIRRLADDENPPGIVLTGSGDRFFSAGGDIKEVVGIDVARPRIRFFHELLVAMENYPGPIVCAVRGYAVGGALEFLLHADYVVADAACKIGFPEINHGLLPVTKGMRRAVEKLGVRAAQELLYWGELVGAERAVAIGAVNEIVPTEEVASRARDVCGVLRQKDRKLFHAIKRSLNLTAQMSDQALEKMTVADLDAYVTAESSTNARARFLSKNSKG; from the coding sequence ATGAACACTGCCACTTCTCTCCTGATCGAGCGTGATCAAGACCTGGTCACGATCACGATGAACCGGCCGCCGGCTAATGCGCTGAATGCGCAACTCATCGTCGAGTTGCTGGAGGCGATCCGGCGCCTTGCCGACGACGAGAATCCGCCCGGCATCGTGCTCACCGGAAGCGGCGACCGCTTCTTCAGCGCAGGCGGCGACATCAAGGAAGTCGTCGGGATCGACGTCGCGAGGCCGCGCATTCGGTTCTTCCACGAACTCCTCGTGGCGATGGAGAACTATCCGGGCCCGATCGTCTGCGCCGTCCGCGGCTATGCGGTCGGAGGCGCCCTGGAGTTTCTGCTGCATGCGGACTATGTTGTGGCCGATGCGGCGTGCAAGATTGGATTTCCGGAAATCAACCATGGCCTGCTGCCGGTGACCAAAGGCATGCGCCGGGCCGTCGAGAAGCTCGGCGTGCGGGCGGCGCAAGAGCTGCTGTACTGGGGCGAGCTCGTCGGCGCGGAGCGCGCCGTGGCGATCGGCGCCGTGAACGAGATCGTCCCGACCGAGGAGGTCGCGTCCCGTGCGCGAGACGTGTGCGGCGTGTTGCGGCAGAAAGACCGCAAGCTGTTCCATGCCATCAAGCGATCGCTCAACCTCACCGCGCAAATGAGCGATCAGGCGCTCGAGAAAATGACCGTGGCCGACCTCGACGCCTATGTCACAGCCGAGAGCTCAACCAACGCGCGTGCGAGATTTTTGTCAAAGAACAGTAAGGGCTGA
- a CDS encoding ABC transporter ATP-binding protein: protein MPDDALLEIDDLCVAYDGSNALNGVSLRIGKGELICVVGANGAGKTSLIRSIAGIVPSSRGSVRINGVEISRRPPWDICEMGIAQVAEGRQIFSALSVEDNLLIGGSLKRARHDRANTLDSVYQLFGRLRERRDQLAGTLSGGEQQMLAIGRAIMSKPEIVMFDEPSIGLSPALTDVMFGVVKSLNEQGITVLLVEQNVAKSLALSSRGYVLENGSVVLHGSSRDLLENPDVQRAYLGL from the coding sequence ATGCCTGACGACGCGCTTCTCGAAATTGACGACCTGTGCGTGGCCTATGACGGCTCGAATGCGCTGAACGGCGTGTCGCTCCGCATCGGCAAGGGTGAACTGATCTGCGTGGTCGGCGCCAACGGCGCCGGCAAGACCTCTCTGATCCGATCAATCGCGGGGATCGTGCCGTCGTCGCGCGGTTCCGTCAGGATCAACGGAGTCGAAATCTCGCGGCGACCGCCGTGGGACATATGCGAAATGGGCATCGCTCAGGTCGCCGAGGGCCGCCAGATCTTCAGTGCGCTCTCCGTCGAGGACAATCTGCTGATCGGCGGCTCGCTGAAGCGGGCCAGGCACGACCGGGCAAATACGCTTGATTCCGTCTATCAGCTGTTCGGGCGACTTCGCGAGCGCCGCGACCAACTCGCCGGCACGCTGTCCGGCGGCGAGCAACAGATGCTGGCGATCGGTCGGGCGATCATGTCGAAGCCAGAAATCGTGATGTTCGACGAGCCGTCGATCGGACTGTCGCCGGCGCTGACCGATGTGATGTTCGGCGTCGTCAAATCCCTCAACGAGCAGGGAATCACGGTCCTTCTCGTCGAGCAGAATGTCGCCAAGTCGCTCGCGCTGAGCAGCCGCGGCTATGTGCTCGAGAACGGCTCCGTGGTGTTGCATGGATCTAGCCGCGATCTGCTCGAGAACCCCGATGTCCAGCGCGCCTATCTGGGATTGTGA
- a CDS encoding ABC transporter ATP-binding protein, translating into MTALLEVKNLTKAFVGLVAVNDVSFSLQAGRITALIGPNGAGKTTCFNLVAGALRPTAGRVLFERRSLEREPPEAVCRMGIARTFQIVRPMKDMSVLENAMVGAFSWTTNVKEARDKAYESLENVGLAGKANARTDQLTLPDRKMLEMAKALSTRPKLLLLDEVMAGLRPTEAAGVVGVLHRLAEGGLTILLVEHVMRIVMEVASTVVVLHHGAKIAEGKPSEVVADPAVLESYLGAGFHA; encoded by the coding sequence ATGACCGCGCTGCTCGAAGTGAAGAACCTGACCAAAGCGTTCGTTGGATTGGTCGCGGTCAATGACGTCAGCTTCTCACTGCAGGCAGGCCGCATCACCGCCCTGATCGGGCCGAACGGCGCCGGCAAGACCACCTGCTTCAATCTCGTTGCCGGGGCGCTGAGACCGACCGCCGGGCGGGTGCTGTTCGAGAGGCGTTCGCTCGAGCGCGAGCCGCCCGAAGCGGTGTGCCGCATGGGCATTGCGCGCACCTTCCAGATCGTCCGACCGATGAAAGATATGTCGGTGCTCGAGAATGCCATGGTGGGCGCCTTCAGCTGGACGACGAACGTCAAGGAGGCGCGGGACAAGGCGTATGAGTCGCTCGAAAATGTCGGGCTCGCCGGCAAGGCGAATGCCCGGACGGATCAGTTGACGTTGCCCGATCGCAAGATGCTCGAGATGGCGAAGGCGCTCTCGACTCGCCCCAAGTTGCTGCTGCTCGACGAAGTGATGGCGGGGCTGCGTCCGACCGAAGCGGCCGGCGTCGTCGGCGTGCTGCACCGGCTCGCCGAGGGTGGACTGACGATCCTACTGGTCGAGCACGTGATGCGGATCGTGATGGAAGTGGCGTCGACCGTGGTGGTGCTTCACCACGGCGCCAAGATCGCCGAGGGCAAGCCGTCAGAGGTGGTAGCGGATCCTGCGGTGCTGGAAAGTTATCTGGGAGCCGGTTTCCATGCCTGA
- a CDS encoding branched-chain amino acid ABC transporter permease — protein sequence MSNAYVISLLTIVLLFTFMGQSWNLMLGIGGQLSIGHALFVGIGAYAEAILNIKYGVTPWIGLLLGAVIAGFVGAVLAWLSFRFEVRGIYFALLTIAAAEFARIMFGGWDYVGGMQGLFYQAPSGTMDLGMLRGDARFYYFVALALAAIGVAGTELISRSYWGYVWRAMRDDDEAARALGVRTFRHKVLVVSISAATAAVGGGVLGLVQGAIFPDSIMGMAISVDVLIGPVVGGLGTAFGPLVGSMAAIPLHHAMGALGDSLGLPGLNSVAYGAVLILVVWFLPDGIWPAIVRLYEAIQLPARGRISQLRKVEE from the coding sequence ATGTCCAACGCCTACGTCATCTCGCTTCTGACGATCGTCCTGTTGTTTACCTTCATGGGACAATCGTGGAACCTGATGCTCGGGATCGGCGGGCAGCTATCCATCGGTCACGCGCTGTTCGTTGGAATCGGTGCGTATGCGGAGGCGATCCTGAACATCAAATACGGCGTCACCCCGTGGATCGGTCTGCTGCTGGGCGCGGTGATTGCGGGCTTCGTCGGCGCGGTGCTGGCGTGGCTGAGCTTCCGCTTCGAGGTCCGTGGCATCTATTTCGCGCTGCTCACGATCGCAGCCGCCGAATTCGCCCGGATCATGTTCGGCGGGTGGGACTATGTCGGCGGCATGCAGGGCCTGTTCTATCAGGCGCCGAGCGGCACGATGGACCTCGGGATGCTGCGCGGTGACGCGCGGTTCTACTACTTCGTCGCGCTCGCGCTTGCGGCCATCGGCGTCGCGGGAACGGAGCTGATCTCGCGGTCCTATTGGGGCTATGTCTGGCGGGCGATGCGGGACGACGACGAGGCCGCCCGCGCACTGGGGGTGCGGACGTTTCGCCACAAGGTGCTGGTGGTCTCGATATCGGCCGCGACGGCCGCGGTCGGCGGCGGCGTGCTGGGCTTGGTGCAGGGTGCGATCTTTCCGGATTCGATCATGGGCATGGCGATCTCGGTCGACGTACTGATCGGCCCTGTGGTCGGCGGATTGGGCACTGCGTTCGGCCCGCTGGTCGGCTCGATGGCCGCGATCCCGCTGCATCACGCCATGGGGGCACTCGGCGACAGCCTGGGGCTCCCCGGACTGAACAGCGTCGCCTACGGGGCGGTGCTGATCCTGGTCGTGTGGTTTCTGCCCGATGGCATCTGGCCGGCGATCGTCCGGCTCTACGAGGCGATCCAGCTGCCGGCGCGCGGCCGGATCTCACAATTGCGGAAGGTCGAGGAATGA
- a CDS encoding branched-chain amino acid ABC transporter permease: protein MLSLWLNVIAGGVLIGLVYGLVALGLTIIFGVMRVVNFAHGEMVVFGIYIGYWTVRIWDIPIVLAAAIAAVVMFVFGYLLETLVVKRFVNRPHHYQFIVFIGLSLLFSGVLLMSFGPDPRPTASQLSFQTVSVGPLTLDWARIQAAATAGLLIAALGAYLKYSAFGRSLRGAANNRLGGLVVGLNIPRVYAVTFGIGAACAGVAGALISPLFDAQPYLAVDFTLLAFVTVIVGGLGSFGGALLGGLTIGVAEAIAALMFTPSMKTALPYALLIIILIFRPRGFFGAKDI, encoded by the coding sequence ATGCTGTCGCTCTGGCTCAATGTCATCGCCGGCGGGGTGCTCATCGGGCTGGTTTACGGGCTCGTCGCGCTCGGTCTCACGATCATCTTCGGCGTCATGCGCGTGGTCAATTTCGCTCATGGCGAGATGGTCGTGTTCGGGATCTACATCGGATACTGGACCGTTCGAATCTGGGACATCCCGATCGTTTTAGCCGCCGCGATCGCCGCGGTCGTCATGTTCGTGTTCGGCTATCTGCTAGAGACGCTCGTCGTGAAGCGGTTCGTCAATCGGCCGCATCATTATCAGTTCATCGTCTTCATCGGCCTCTCACTGCTTTTCAGCGGCGTATTGCTGATGTCGTTCGGCCCGGATCCGCGGCCGACGGCGTCTCAGTTGTCCTTCCAGACCGTGAGCGTGGGACCGCTCACCTTGGATTGGGCCCGCATCCAGGCGGCCGCTACGGCCGGACTGCTGATCGCCGCACTGGGAGCCTATCTGAAGTACTCCGCATTCGGCCGATCGCTGCGGGGCGCCGCCAATAATCGACTGGGCGGACTGGTGGTCGGGCTGAATATCCCTCGGGTCTATGCGGTGACCTTCGGCATCGGAGCCGCCTGCGCTGGCGTCGCCGGCGCATTGATCTCGCCGCTGTTCGATGCGCAGCCCTATCTCGCCGTCGACTTCACGCTGCTGGCCTTCGTGACGGTGATCGTCGGCGGTCTCGGCAGCTTCGGCGGCGCTCTTCTGGGCGGCCTGACGATCGGGGTCGCCGAAGCGATCGCGGCCTTGATGTTCACGCCGTCGATGAAAACAGCACTCCCTTACGCGCTCCTGATCATCATCCTGATTTTCCGTCCGAGGGGGTTTTTCGGTGCAAAGGACATCTGA
- a CDS encoding flavin reductase family protein has product MPSATPPLSETSPLDAAAFRAAMRSVPGTVSIVTTGRAPNRHGLTLTAGCSLSAAPPSVLVCVNRSAGAHDTILSSGSFCWNILGVEHRDLALKFSGQDGSKGDIRFGDGVWCDLKTGAPSLVGAVCSFDCRVVNAYSDSSHTIFTGEVVAQTTRAGCESLVYIDGCFAAPKAV; this is encoded by the coding sequence ATGCCGTCCGCAACACCGCCGCTGTCCGAAACGAGCCCACTCGATGCCGCAGCATTCCGTGCTGCGATGCGCAGCGTGCCGGGCACCGTGTCGATCGTCACGACAGGCCGGGCGCCGAACCGCCATGGTCTGACACTGACGGCGGGCTGCTCGCTGTCGGCGGCTCCGCCCAGCGTGCTGGTTTGCGTCAATCGATCTGCCGGTGCGCACGACACCATTCTCAGCAGTGGGTCGTTCTGCTGGAATATTCTAGGGGTCGAGCATCGCGATCTGGCGCTCAAGTTTTCCGGGCAGGACGGCAGCAAGGGCGATATCCGCTTCGGTGACGGTGTGTGGTGCGATCTCAAAACCGGAGCACCAAGTCTGGTCGGCGCGGTCTGCAGCTTCGATTGCCGCGTGGTGAATGCTTACAGCGACAGTAGTCACACCATTTTCACCGGAGAGGTGGTGGCTCAGACCACGAGGGCCGGATGTGAGTCGCTCGTCTACATCGACGGATGTTTCGCCGCGCCAAAGGCGGTCTGA
- a CDS encoding VOC family protein — protein sequence MSSVKLKQVYLTANDPGRLAEFYEGLGLKVRFADPGKWIQFVSDAAAFCVAGPTESVSDQLQDAVLVFDVDDLDAAMERATAMGAQVGAVRDMESHGRAVKVRDPGGNVIQFYQAAG from the coding sequence ATGTCGAGCGTGAAACTGAAGCAAGTCTATTTGACAGCGAACGATCCTGGACGCCTGGCCGAGTTCTACGAAGGCCTGGGTCTGAAGGTGCGCTTCGCTGATCCCGGCAAGTGGATCCAGTTCGTGAGCGATGCGGCTGCGTTCTGCGTCGCCGGACCGACGGAGTCGGTCTCGGACCAGCTGCAAGATGCTGTTCTTGTCTTCGATGTCGATGACCTCGATGCCGCCATGGAGCGTGCCACAGCCATGGGGGCGCAAGTCGGCGCGGTCCGGGACATGGAAAGTCACGGCCGTGCGGTGAAGGTGCGGGATCCGGGCGGCAACGTCATCCAGTTCTATCAAGCAGCCGGATAG
- a CDS encoding Lrp/AsnC family transcriptional regulator, which produces MTNVELASRVNLSPSPCLARVRTLEKLGVIDRRIALLDPAVLGIGVTAFIQIKLEKQVQTSLENFTRSIDRLAQVMECYLMTGESDYMLRVMAADIEDLEDLIVNKLSRIPGVSSIRSNLALKRISHKTVLPIDANRPVTVKACATPSRPLERSPRPRYDPTGPLLSDAPIGLDTNRPSYSVERL; this is translated from the coding sequence TTGACCAATGTCGAGCTCGCATCACGCGTCAATCTCTCGCCGTCGCCGTGTCTGGCACGCGTCAGAACACTCGAAAAACTCGGCGTGATCGATCGACGGATCGCCCTTCTCGATCCCGCCGTGCTCGGCATTGGTGTAACGGCTTTCATCCAGATCAAGCTGGAAAAGCAGGTCCAGACGTCCCTTGAGAATTTCACCCGATCCATCGACCGGCTGGCCCAGGTAATGGAATGTTATCTCATGACCGGTGAGAGCGACTACATGCTCCGCGTCATGGCGGCCGACATCGAAGATCTCGAAGACCTGATTGTCAACAAACTATCCCGCATTCCCGGCGTCAGCAGCATTCGATCAAATCTGGCCCTCAAGCGCATTTCGCACAAGACCGTGCTGCCGATCGACGCCAATCGGCCGGTCACCGTCAAGGCTTGCGCCACCCCCTCGCGCCCTCTGGAGCGATCACCAAGACCCCGATACGACCCAACCGGTCCTTTGCTGTCCGATGCGCCGATCGGGCTCGACACCAATCGTCCCAGCTACAGCGTGGAAAGGCTATGA